One Frankia alni ACN14a DNA window includes the following coding sequences:
- a CDS encoding SCP2 sterol-binding domain-containing protein, producing the protein MSDLAVDPTADPAKIVSGLSTLSEREISDLLGGPAGERVLDEIFRQMRDTFRPEQAQGENALVRFALTGGPEGSTRTYELHVVDGACTLATEPSAGSGTAPADRALTITTDRVRFVRVLVGQVSGAKLFLTRKIKIDGDLKFGGKVMGWFGIKQDD; encoded by the coding sequence ATGTCCGACCTCGCCGTCGACCCCACGGCCGACCCGGCCAAGATCGTCAGTGGTCTGTCCACCCTGTCGGAGCGGGAGATCTCCGATCTGCTGGGTGGCCCGGCCGGGGAGCGCGTCCTTGACGAGATCTTCCGGCAGATGCGCGACACGTTCCGGCCCGAGCAGGCGCAGGGCGAGAACGCGCTGGTCCGCTTCGCGCTCACCGGAGGGCCGGAGGGCAGCACCCGCACCTACGAACTGCACGTCGTCGACGGCGCCTGCACGCTGGCGACCGAGCCGTCCGCCGGCTCCGGCACGGCGCCGGCGGACCGTGCGCTGACCATCACCACGGACCGGGTCCGGTTCGTGCGGGTCCTTGTCGGCCAGGTCAGCGGCGCCAAGTTGTTCCTCACCAGGAAGATCAAGATTGACGGCGACCTGAAGTTCGGCGGCAAGGTCATGGGGTGGTTCGGGATCAAGCAGGACGACTGA